In Desulfomonile tiedjei DSM 6799, a genomic segment contains:
- a CDS encoding ABC transporter ATP-binding protein produces the protein MTEPDTTVLYSVQSVSKVYKMGEVDVWALREASLEVLDSEFLIIVGPSGSGKSTLLNLIGGMDRPTSGRLLYLGRDLSQATDAELTEFRRDEVGFVFQFYNLVPTLTALENVQVSVELSADPMDAAEALRMVNLADKADNFPSQLSGGEQQRVAIARALAGNPRLLLCDEPTGALDLETSRQVLGLLAGLRRDFKKTVILITHNGAVAGIGQRVAIIRDGTIDSIRVNERPVPAEEVRW, from the coding sequence GTGACAGAGCCCGATACCACAGTGCTGTATTCCGTGCAATCCGTGAGTAAAGTTTACAAAATGGGGGAAGTGGATGTATGGGCTCTCCGGGAGGCGTCCTTGGAGGTGCTGGATAGTGAATTTCTGATCATTGTGGGTCCCAGCGGATCGGGCAAGAGTACGTTGCTGAACCTCATTGGTGGTATGGATCGCCCGACGTCCGGAAGGCTCCTGTACCTGGGACGAGATCTGTCACAGGCGACTGATGCCGAGCTGACCGAGTTTCGGAGAGATGAGGTGGGGTTCGTGTTTCAGTTCTACAATCTGGTGCCGACATTGACCGCCCTGGAGAATGTCCAGGTTTCCGTGGAACTGTCAGCGGATCCAATGGACGCGGCCGAAGCGCTGCGTATGGTGAATCTCGCAGATAAGGCGGACAATTTTCCGTCCCAACTGAGTGGTGGCGAGCAGCAGCGTGTTGCCATCGCGAGAGCTTTGGCAGGCAACCCTCGATTGCTCCTGTGCGACGAACCCACGGGGGCGCTTGACCTGGAAACGAGCAGACAGGTGCTCGGTTTACTCGCCGGTCTCAGGCGGGATTTTAAAAAGACCGTCATTCTGATAACCCATAACGGTGCCGTAGCGGGTATAGGCCAAAGAGTAGCGATCATCCGGGATGGTACCATCGATTCCATTCGAGTCAACGAAAGGCCGGTTCCGGCTGAAGAGGTTCGGTGGTGA
- a CDS encoding sulfotransferase family protein, producing MGLLERMRKRPQIIPGMTLPTLLRVLARNGFRVDTPCLGRLAHLAVLGVLNSMYATCEEFFNSREIESLEIQEPPLFVIGHWRSGTTHLHNLLSLDENLTCPTAYQASFPGHFIFSQAGSPIFDLIAPKKRPMDNMAFSSSTPHEDEFALAADSTVSPYMRILFPVTGDRGFTELDCRRLTSRNLERWKASLILFIKKLTLSEGGRITLKSPPHLGRVATLLELFPKAQFVHIMRDPCMVYLSTHKLWRDSLAHAHLQVPSPELVDDLILSWYKELFALYFRDRDKIPAGQLHELTYEDLEAAPLETLGTMYDKLQLPDFEKLTPRITAYLESIRDYRKNKFQISDAVRDKVRANWSEIYEQYGYRV from the coding sequence ATGGGTCTGTTGGAGCGCATGAGAAAACGCCCTCAAATTATTCCGGGCATGACGTTGCCAACGTTGTTGCGAGTATTGGCGCGGAACGGATTTCGGGTCGATACGCCCTGTCTCGGAAGGCTCGCACATCTCGCGGTTTTGGGTGTTTTGAACTCCATGTATGCGACGTGCGAAGAATTCTTTAATTCACGAGAAATCGAATCTCTTGAAATTCAGGAGCCTCCTTTATTCGTCATCGGTCACTGGCGAAGCGGTACGACGCATCTGCACAATCTCCTGAGCCTTGATGAGAATCTCACCTGTCCTACTGCGTATCAGGCGTCTTTTCCCGGTCACTTCATTTTCTCACAGGCAGGCAGTCCCATCTTCGACCTCATTGCTCCGAAGAAACGCCCCATGGATAACATGGCTTTCTCTTCGAGTACGCCTCATGAAGATGAATTCGCTCTTGCAGCGGATTCAACCGTATCCCCGTACATGAGAATTCTCTTTCCCGTAACAGGAGACAGAGGATTCACGGAATTGGACTGCAGACGGCTAACCTCCAGGAATCTTGAACGATGGAAGGCGTCGCTGATCCTGTTTATCAAAAAATTGACTCTCTCGGAGGGAGGGAGAATCACCCTGAAATCTCCTCCGCATCTCGGACGAGTGGCGACACTTCTGGAGCTTTTTCCCAAGGCACAGTTCGTCCACATTATGAGAGATCCCTGCATGGTGTACCTGTCAACCCACAAGTTGTGGAGGGATTCTCTCGCCCATGCCCATCTTCAGGTGCCTTCGCCCGAACTCGTGGACGATTTGATCCTGTCTTGGTACAAGGAGCTGTTTGCTCTCTATTTCAGGGACCGCGACAAAATTCCTGCGGGGCAACTCCATGAGCTGACCTACGAGGATCTCGAGGCTGCTCCGTTGGAAACCCTTGGAACCATGTACGACAAATTGCAGCTTCCCGATTTTGAAAAATTGACACCGAGGATTACGGCCTATCTTGAATCAATACGAGACTATCGGAAGAACAAATTTCAGATAAGTGACGCAGTGCGAGACAAGGTTCGAGCCAATTGGTCAGAAATTTACGAACAGTACGGCTACCGCGTATGA
- the glgA gene encoding glycogen synthase GlgA, whose product MHVLMVTPEATPFAQTGGLGEVMSALPAELISLGADVEVFMPKYRNITPEKFPNLKKTDFTVEISLNAKPVKGRIWELIDERKTRYLFLECDEFFDRDYLYGTPDGDYEDNAERFVFLTRAALEMALLRRKHFDIYHVHDWQAALTPVYLRTLYAGEKLFEDSAAIMTIHNLGYQGIFWHLDMPLVGVGWEFFTPKHMEFYGKLNFLKSGIVFSDEVNTVSPGYRNEILTPEFGFGLEGVLQEKGARLSGILNGVDYSIWNPETDQFIAARYGADDLSGKALCKADLQNIAGLPELPDVPVISMVTRLSSQKGVDILAAALPTLIERDLQFVLLGSGDARYQQSFQEFARDYPDKIAAFLAYDYRLSHKIFAGSDILLVPSRYEPCGLNQLYGLKYGTVPIVRVTGGLTDTVEQFNPEMDTGTGFRFVPPDSDALIDAISKAVNVYTDMPDAWTKLMRRGMARDFSWKRSAHEYLKLYERARTARMDYLNQFA is encoded by the coding sequence GTGCATGTCTTAATGGTAACACCTGAGGCTACGCCGTTTGCCCAGACCGGGGGGTTGGGCGAAGTCATGTCCGCTCTGCCGGCTGAACTGATCAGTCTGGGGGCGGATGTAGAAGTTTTCATGCCCAAATACCGCAATATCACTCCTGAAAAGTTCCCCAACCTCAAGAAAACCGATTTCACGGTGGAAATCTCCCTGAATGCAAAACCAGTAAAGGGACGCATTTGGGAACTCATCGACGAACGCAAGACGCGGTATTTGTTTCTCGAATGTGACGAGTTCTTCGATAGAGATTATCTATACGGGACTCCGGATGGCGATTACGAAGATAATGCAGAGCGCTTTGTATTTCTTACCCGAGCGGCATTGGAGATGGCACTGCTGAGACGCAAGCATTTCGACATTTACCATGTGCACGATTGGCAAGCTGCTTTGACGCCTGTTTATCTTCGGACTCTGTACGCAGGAGAAAAGCTTTTCGAAGACAGCGCAGCAATCATGACCATACACAATCTGGGGTACCAGGGGATCTTCTGGCATCTGGATATGCCTCTGGTTGGTGTAGGCTGGGAATTCTTCACTCCCAAGCACATGGAATTTTATGGGAAACTGAATTTCCTCAAGAGCGGTATAGTATTTTCTGATGAAGTGAACACCGTCTCACCAGGGTATCGCAACGAAATACTAACTCCTGAATTTGGATTCGGCCTGGAAGGCGTACTTCAGGAGAAGGGAGCTCGACTCTCGGGCATTCTCAATGGTGTTGATTATTCCATCTGGAATCCGGAAACGGACCAGTTCATTGCAGCTCGGTACGGGGCTGACGACCTCTCCGGTAAAGCCCTCTGCAAGGCGGATCTTCAGAACATTGCAGGATTGCCCGAGTTGCCGGATGTGCCGGTAATCAGCATGGTTACCAGGCTATCGAGCCAAAAGGGAGTGGACATTCTTGCCGCAGCATTACCGACCCTGATTGAGAGAGATCTGCAATTCGTGCTCCTCGGCTCGGGAGATGCACGCTATCAGCAATCGTTTCAAGAGTTTGCACGAGATTACCCCGACAAGATCGCCGCTTTTCTCGCGTATGATTACAGGTTGTCTCACAAGATTTTTGCAGGATCGGACATCCTCCTTGTGCCATCTCGCTATGAGCCCTGCGGTCTCAACCAACTGTACGGCTTAAAATATGGCACCGTGCCTATAGTTAGAGTCACAGGAGGGCTCACTGATACGGTGGAACAGTTCAATCCGGAAATGGACACAGGTACGGGGTTCAGGTTTGTTCCCCCTGACTCGGATGCTCTCATCGACGCCATTTCCAAAGCTGTCAACGTGTACACGGATATGCCGGACGCATGGACAAAGCTCATGCGCCGCGGCATGGCCCGCGATTTTTCCTGGAAACGCTCCGCGCATGAGTATCTCAAATTGTATGAACGTGCCAGGACCGCGAGAATGGACTATCTCAACCAATTTGCTTAG
- a CDS encoding 3-isopropylmalate dehydratase small subunit: protein MVFKGRTWKFGDDVNTDEIIPARYLSLSHPTELAEHVMEDADPEFPSKVKPGDIIVAGKNFGCGSSREHAPVAIKGAKVSCVIAKSFARIFFRNAFNTGLLIFEAPGAADAIQEGHEVEVDPDQGIIRNLSTGEVFKVAAIPPFMKELLDDGGLIAHIKKRTDVTENASE, encoded by the coding sequence ATGGTTTTCAAAGGCCGGACATGGAAGTTTGGTGACGACGTGAACACGGATGAGATTATTCCGGCGCGATATTTGAGTCTTTCGCATCCGACAGAACTGGCCGAACACGTGATGGAGGATGCTGACCCGGAATTCCCTTCCAAAGTGAAGCCGGGGGATATCATTGTAGCGGGGAAGAATTTCGGATGCGGTTCATCGAGAGAACACGCGCCGGTTGCCATAAAGGGAGCAAAGGTGTCTTGTGTCATAGCAAAGAGTTTTGCGCGGATTTTCTTCCGGAATGCGTTCAACACCGGATTGTTGATCTTTGAGGCTCCTGGAGCTGCGGACGCCATTCAGGAAGGGCATGAGGTTGAAGTGGACCCGGATCAGGGGATAATTCGCAACCTCAGCACGGGCGAAGTATTCAAGGTTGCAGCTATTCCGCCTTTTATGAAAGAGCTCCTCGATGACGGTGGACTCATTGCTCATATCAAGAAAAGAACTGATGTGACAGAAAACGCATCCGAATAA
- a CDS encoding ABC transporter permease: MSRVLTRKLLRDLWQRRRSLIALIAIVTVGVGVYVTLASVHLDLDGARIRYYDRYRLSDFTVDVKRAPEWTIEVVRTLPNVKEARGRVYLQVLLDLKSAQRPIPGVALSMPGHRADVIDGIMMRSGAWFSSDNSAEAILEHQFAEANHIGPGDRIKVTLLDKQHNLLVVGTAMSPEFVYLIPPGGGLSPDPAGYGVMFLPQRFLQDAADLSGAYNQVVGLAADNSRNALEDTLKVIKSELDEYGVTNTTPIQDQPSASIIRDELQNLKTTAAIYPTIFLGFAALILNILVSRMVIQQRVVVGTLRALGFSAGAVTRHFLGYGLIIGILGGIGGLVFGWWLQNAMLGMYRQFFAMPGIVGRFHWHIHLQGLAIAVVFALLGAWRGSRRAAGLEPAEAMRPPPPEKGGRILLERISVLWGPLSFHWKMILRAVFRNPFRSSVSILAAAVATAIMLTSFSTYDSTYFLMNYHFKKLSHYDLIISLRDPKGMSARSEAQNLPGVSFAEPQLDVLCDLKNGPYEKRTAVTGLPPKHMLFTPLDRSGRDLVVPDEGIILTEKLAEILHVHVGDKIRLRPLIARRTEVEAPVMGVVHTFLGLSAYCNLHYLSGLLGEYQVTGSFLVKEYPGAPERPLMKQIGIRPAVTSVTERLRALHQMEATMAQFIGAMFGITVLFAGVIAFGSLLNTALVSLSEREREVGTLRVLGYTSAQVAKIFAWESILLNAVGTILGLGLGVGLAHLISLAFDTELYRFPAVILPSKVLISVAAMALFVAVGQLIVYRMIRSLPWLDVLKVKE; encoded by the coding sequence GTGAGCCGAGTTCTTACACGAAAACTCCTGAGGGACCTTTGGCAGCGCAGGAGGTCCCTGATAGCCCTCATAGCGATTGTCACCGTTGGCGTGGGCGTGTACGTAACCCTGGCGTCGGTGCACCTGGATCTTGATGGAGCGAGAATCCGCTATTACGACCGCTATCGCTTGTCCGATTTCACGGTGGATGTCAAGCGTGCTCCGGAATGGACCATAGAAGTCGTACGTACACTGCCCAACGTCAAAGAGGCTCGAGGCAGAGTGTACTTGCAGGTGCTGCTGGATCTGAAATCTGCACAGCGGCCGATCCCGGGCGTGGCGCTGTCGATGCCCGGACACAGGGCGGACGTAATTGACGGAATTATGATGCGCTCCGGAGCGTGGTTCTCTTCGGACAATTCGGCAGAGGCCATCCTCGAGCATCAATTTGCCGAAGCAAACCACATCGGCCCCGGCGATCGGATAAAGGTGACATTGCTGGATAAACAGCACAATCTCCTGGTGGTGGGCACTGCTATGTCGCCGGAGTTTGTCTACTTGATTCCTCCAGGCGGAGGCCTGTCACCCGACCCTGCGGGTTACGGAGTTATGTTCCTGCCTCAGAGATTCCTTCAAGACGCCGCGGACCTGAGCGGCGCGTACAATCAGGTGGTGGGACTGGCGGCAGATAATTCCCGTAACGCTCTGGAAGATACACTAAAAGTTATCAAGAGTGAGCTCGATGAATACGGAGTCACCAACACAACTCCAATCCAGGATCAGCCCTCGGCAAGCATTATCAGGGATGAGCTGCAAAACCTTAAAACCACCGCTGCCATATATCCCACCATATTTCTCGGATTTGCAGCATTAATACTGAACATTTTAGTCTCCCGGATGGTGATTCAACAAAGGGTTGTGGTAGGCACTCTGAGAGCTCTGGGGTTTTCCGCCGGAGCTGTCACCAGACATTTCCTGGGCTACGGTCTGATAATCGGGATACTGGGCGGGATCGGTGGATTGGTGTTTGGCTGGTGGCTCCAGAACGCTATGCTCGGGATGTATCGGCAGTTCTTTGCCATGCCCGGGATCGTCGGTCGTTTCCATTGGCACATCCATTTGCAGGGATTGGCCATAGCCGTTGTCTTTGCCTTGTTGGGAGCTTGGAGAGGAAGTCGCAGGGCAGCCGGACTTGAGCCCGCTGAAGCCATGCGTCCTCCGCCCCCTGAAAAGGGAGGCCGGATTCTGCTCGAAAGGATATCGGTTCTCTGGGGCCCTCTTTCATTCCACTGGAAGATGATCTTGAGAGCTGTGTTTCGGAACCCGTTTCGCAGCTCGGTATCTATTCTCGCTGCCGCAGTCGCAACCGCGATCATGCTAACCTCCTTCAGCACGTACGATTCCACGTACTTCTTGATGAACTACCATTTCAAGAAGCTTTCTCACTACGATCTCATCATATCGCTACGCGATCCGAAGGGGATGTCAGCGCGATCCGAGGCTCAGAATTTACCTGGAGTCTCCTTTGCCGAGCCGCAACTGGATGTCTTATGCGATCTGAAGAACGGTCCGTACGAGAAGCGTACTGCCGTGACGGGATTGCCGCCGAAGCATATGCTTTTCACGCCGCTGGATCGGTCGGGCAGGGATCTGGTCGTTCCGGATGAAGGGATAATCCTTACAGAAAAATTGGCCGAGATTCTCCATGTCCACGTTGGGGACAAGATTCGGCTGCGACCGCTCATTGCACGGCGGACCGAGGTTGAGGCTCCTGTGATGGGCGTCGTACATACGTTTCTCGGACTCTCGGCTTACTGCAATCTCCATTATCTGAGCGGGCTTCTCGGCGAGTACCAGGTGACCGGCTCGTTCCTCGTCAAAGAGTACCCCGGAGCGCCGGAGAGGCCTTTGATGAAGCAGATCGGGATCCGACCAGCAGTCACGAGCGTGACCGAGCGGCTTAGGGCGCTCCACCAGATGGAGGCGACCATGGCCCAGTTCATTGGCGCCATGTTCGGCATCACGGTCCTATTCGCGGGTGTCATAGCGTTCGGAAGCCTGCTAAACACTGCTCTGGTTTCGCTGAGCGAACGTGAGCGCGAGGTAGGCACGCTCCGGGTGCTCGGCTACACGTCTGCGCAGGTCGCGAAAATCTTCGCTTGGGAAAGCATCCTTCTCAATGCGGTGGGAACGATCTTGGGGCTGGGCCTTGGAGTGGGACTGGCTCATCTGATCTCGCTGGCGTTTGACACCGAGCTTTATCGTTTTCCCGCTGTCATCCTTCCGTCCAAGGTGTTGATCTCAGTTGCGGCCATGGCCCTGTTCGTCGCAGTGGGCCAACTCATCGTGTACCGAATGATCCGAAGCCTCCCCTGGCTGGATGTGCTCAAAGTGAAGGAGTGA